In Ptiloglossa arizonensis isolate GNS036 chromosome 6, iyPtiAriz1_principal, whole genome shotgun sequence, a single window of DNA contains:
- the Arp3 gene encoding actin-related protein 3 — protein MLGHLPACVIDVGTGYTKLGFAGNKEPQLMIPSAIAIKEIAKVGDSNARRITRGVEDLDVYIGDEAFEATGYSVKYPVRHGLVEDWDLMEKFLQQCIFKYLRAEPEDHYFLLTEPPLNTPENREYTAEIMFESFNVPGLYIAVQAVLAIAASWTAKTLEERTLTGVVVDSGDGVTHVIPVAEGFVIGSCIKHIPIAGRDITYFIQSLLREREIGIPPEQSLETAKAIKEKHCYICPDISKEFAKYDSDPTKIKKYEGINSITKQPFIVDVGYEKFLGPEIFFHPEFSNPDFTTPLSEIVDDVIQNCPIDVRRPLYNNIVLSGGSTMFKDFGRRLQRDIKRIVDARLKLSETLSGSHITPKPIDVHVISHHKQRCAVWYGGALLAGDPEFYTVCHTKEAYQEYGPGICRYNPVFHSMV, from the exons ATGTTGGGCCATCTTCCCGCATGTGTAATCGATGTAGGCACGGg CTATACGAAGCTAGGATTTGCTGGCAATAAAGAACCTCAGCTTATGATACCGTCTGCAATTGCTATTAAAGAAATAGCAAAAGTCGGAGATAGTAATGCTAGAAGAATCACTAGAGGTGTTGAAGATTTAGATGTTTATATTGGAGATGAAGCTTTTGAAGCCACTGGATATTCTGTAAAA TATCCGGTTAGACATGGACTAGTAGAAGACTGGGATCTAATGGAAAAATTTCTACAGCAATGCATTTTTAAATATCTCAGGGCAGAACCTGAGGATCATTACTTTTTACTTACAGAACCACCATTAAATACTCCTGAAAATCGAGAATATACTGCAGAGATAATGTTCGAATCATTCAACGTACCAGGTCTTTATATTGCGGTACAAGCTGTATTGGCAATAGCTGCCTCTTGGACAGCTAAAACTTTAGAAGAGAGAACTTTAACAGGTGTTGTTGTCGATAGTGGAGATGGAGTAACACACGTAATTCCAGTT GCAGAGGGTTTTGTAATTGGAAGCTGTATAAAACACATTCCTATTGCTGGACGTgatattacatattttatacaaagTTTGTTAAGAGAACGTGAAATCGGAATACCACCTGAACAATCATTAGAAACGGCTAAagcaataaaagaaaaacattgTTACATATGTCCTGATATTTCAAAAGAATTTGCTAAATATGACAGTGATCctactaaaataaaaaaatatgaagGTATTAACAGTATCACCAAGCAGCCTTTCATTGTAGATGTTGGATATGAAAAGTTTCTTGGACCAGAAATATTCTTTCATCCTGAG ttctCTAATCCAGATTTCACAACGCCTCTAAGCGAAATCGTAGATGACGTGATACAAAATTGCCCGATAGACGTCAGGAGACCATTGTacaataatattgtattatCAGGTGGTTCTACAATGTTCAAAGACTTCGGTAGACGATTACAACGTGATATAAAACGAATTGTCGATGCTCGTCTTAAGCTTAGTGAAACATTAAGTGGAAGTCATATTACG ccGAAGCCTATAGACGTTCATGTTATATCGCACCATAAACAACGTTGCGCGGTATGGTATGGTGGTGCTTTATTAGCAGGCGATCCTGAATTTTACACCGTTTGTCACACTAAAGAAGCTTATCAAGAATACGGTCCCGGAATATGCCGTTACAATCCCGTATTTCACAGTAtggtgtaa
- the LOC143148035 gene encoding glycosyltransferase 25 family member isoform X2 — translation MRLRNIVLISFILLITFSVACGGDSKKPTVLITILVRNKAHALPYFLTFLEQLTYPKERLYLWIHSDNNIDNSIEILSTWLVNKGNEYHGIEINFDKESNGFEDENGIADWSTQRFLHVINLREKSLIAGSNMWADFLWMLDADVFLTNPNTLDELTSKNRTVVAPLLKSDGLYSNFWAGMNSDYYYLRTDKYNRILFQEEIGCFDVPMIHSAVLIDLRKHASDKLTYDPNNLDQYDGPIDDIITFAISANKSGVPLFICNDNVYGFVMIPLEEGKTIVDDLQSLTNIKTEILDLLQVGNIYMINLLRRPERRDRMYRLFKELGIQVETVDAVDGRTLNESVLKDQNIELMPEYADPYHDRPMTMGEVGCFLSHYIIWNKVIEGGFESVIILEDDVRFEPFFRQKVNYILTELNNLQLEWDLVYLGRKRLVENVEPLIDGSKYLVRAAYSYWTLGYILSAKGAKKLVEAKPLEKLIPVDEYLPTLSDVHPRQDWKAHYPKRDLIILSANPLLIHPTHYTGEEGHISDTENSLIVFSDNNINKSNKREEL, via the exons ATGAGATTGAGGAACAttgttttaatttctttcattcttctTATTACATTCTCGGTGGCTTGCggtggagattcgaagaaaccaACGGTATTAATAACGATTTTAGTTCGAAATAAAGCACATGCATTACCATATTTCTTAACCTTTTTGGAACAACTGACTTATCCGAAAGAACGACTATATCTGTG GATACACAGTGATAACAATATCGATAACTCGATTGAAATATTGTCTACATGGCTGGTAAACAAAGGTAACGAGTATCAcggaatagaaataaatttcgataagGAATCGAACGGATTCGAAGATGAGAATGgaattgccgattggtcgacacAAAGATTTCTGCACGTGATAAATCTACGCGAAAAAAGTCTTATCGCGGGAAGTAATATGTGGGCAGATTTCCTTTGG ATGCTTGATGCAGACGTTTTCTTAACAAATCCAAATACTCTTGATGAGTTGACTTCAAAAAATCGGACTGTAGTCGCACCATTACTAAAATCTGACGGTTtatacagcaatttttgggccgGAATGAATAGTGATTACTACTATCTCAGAACAGACAAGTACAACCGGATCTTGTTTCAGGAGGAAATTGGATGTTTTGATGTACCTATGATTCATAGCGCGGTTCTTATAGATCTGAGAAAACACGCTTCAGATAAGTTGACTTACGATCCAAATAACTTGGATCAATACGACGGCCCTATAGACGATATTATAACTTTTGCCATTAGTGCCAATAAATCTG GCGTGCCATTGTTTATTTGTAACGACAATGTTTATGGGTTTGTTATGATTCCATTAGAAGAAGGAAAAACTATTGTTGATGATCTACAATCCCTGACTAATATTAAGACAGAGATATTAG ATTTGCTACAAGTGGGTAATATTTATATGATAAATCTTTTAAGAAGACCGGAGAGACGCGATAGAATGTACAGACTTTTTAAAGAACTCGGTATTCAAGTGGAAACTGTTGATGCCGTTGACGGTAG GACATTAAACGAATCTGTATTGAAAGATCAAAACATAGAATTGATGCCGGAATATGCTGATCCATATCACGATCG GCCAATGACTATGGGAGAAGTCGGATGTTTCTTAAGTCATTATATTATTTGGAATAAG GTAATAGAAGGTGGTTTCGAAAGCGTTATAATCTTAGAAGACGACGTTCGTTTCGAACCGTTCTTTCGGCAAAAAGTAAACTATATCTTAACAGAGCTCAATAATCTTCAACTTGAATGGGATTTAGT TTATTTAGGAAGGAAAAGGTTAGTGGAGAATGTTGAACCTTTAATTGATGGATCAAAATACTTGGTACGTGCTGCTTACAGTTATTGGACATTAGGATATATCTTATCAGCAAAAGGTGCAAAAAAACTTGTAGAGGCAAAACCGCTGGAAAAATTAATACCCGTCGACGAATATCTTCCTACTTTGTCTGACGTTCATCCTAG GCAAGATTGGAAAGCACACTATCCAAAACGGGATTTGATAATACTCTCTGCAAATCCTTTATTGATTCATCCAACGCATTATACTGGCGAAGAAGGACACATTAGTGACACAGAAAACTCCTTGATTGTATTTAGTGACAATAACATAAATAAATCAAACAAACGTGAGGAGCTATGA
- the LOC143148035 gene encoding glycosyltransferase 25 family member isoform X3: protein MRLRNIVLISFILLITFSVACGGDSKKPTVLITILVRNKAHALPYFLTFLEQLTYPKERLYLWIHSDNNIDNSIEILSTWLVNKGNEYHGIEINFDKESNGFEDENGIADWSTQRFLHVINLREKSLIAGSNMWADFLWMLDADVFLTNPNTLDELTSKNRTVVAPLLKSDGLYSNFWAGMNSDYYYLRTDKYNRILFQEEIGCFDVPMIHSAVLIDLRKHASDKLTYDPNNLDQYDGPIDDIITFAISANKSGVPLFICNDNVYGFVMIPLEEGKTIVDDLQSLTNIKTEILDSNYLPLSTSLEQFVQYPVADLLQVGNIYMINLLRRPERRDRMYRLFKELGIQVETVDAVDGRTLNESVLKDQNIELMPEYADPYHDRPMTMGEVGCFLSHYIIWNKVIEGGFESVIILEDDVRFEPFFRQKVNYILTELNNLQLEWDLVYLGRKSYWTLGYILSAKGAKKLVEAKPLEKLIPVDEYLPTLSDVHPRQDWKAHYPKRDLIILSANPLLIHPTHYTGEEGHISDTENSLIVFSDNNINKSNKREEL, encoded by the exons ATGAGATTGAGGAACAttgttttaatttctttcattcttctTATTACATTCTCGGTGGCTTGCggtggagattcgaagaaaccaACGGTATTAATAACGATTTTAGTTCGAAATAAAGCACATGCATTACCATATTTCTTAACCTTTTTGGAACAACTGACTTATCCGAAAGAACGACTATATCTGTG GATACACAGTGATAACAATATCGATAACTCGATTGAAATATTGTCTACATGGCTGGTAAACAAAGGTAACGAGTATCAcggaatagaaataaatttcgataagGAATCGAACGGATTCGAAGATGAGAATGgaattgccgattggtcgacacAAAGATTTCTGCACGTGATAAATCTACGCGAAAAAAGTCTTATCGCGGGAAGTAATATGTGGGCAGATTTCCTTTGG ATGCTTGATGCAGACGTTTTCTTAACAAATCCAAATACTCTTGATGAGTTGACTTCAAAAAATCGGACTGTAGTCGCACCATTACTAAAATCTGACGGTTtatacagcaatttttgggccgGAATGAATAGTGATTACTACTATCTCAGAACAGACAAGTACAACCGGATCTTGTTTCAGGAGGAAATTGGATGTTTTGATGTACCTATGATTCATAGCGCGGTTCTTATAGATCTGAGAAAACACGCTTCAGATAAGTTGACTTACGATCCAAATAACTTGGATCAATACGACGGCCCTATAGACGATATTATAACTTTTGCCATTAGTGCCAATAAATCTG GCGTGCCATTGTTTATTTGTAACGACAATGTTTATGGGTTTGTTATGATTCCATTAGAAGAAGGAAAAACTATTGTTGATGATCTACAATCCCTGACTAATATTAAGACAGAGATATTAG ATAGTAATTATCTTCCATTGTCGACTAGTCTCGAACAATTTGTGCAATATCCTGTTGCAGATTTGCTACAAGTGGGTAATATTTATATGATAAATCTTTTAAGAAGACCGGAGAGACGCGATAGAATGTACAGACTTTTTAAAGAACTCGGTATTCAAGTGGAAACTGTTGATGCCGTTGACGGTAG GACATTAAACGAATCTGTATTGAAAGATCAAAACATAGAATTGATGCCGGAATATGCTGATCCATATCACGATCG GCCAATGACTATGGGAGAAGTCGGATGTTTCTTAAGTCATTATATTATTTGGAATAAG GTAATAGAAGGTGGTTTCGAAAGCGTTATAATCTTAGAAGACGACGTTCGTTTCGAACCGTTCTTTCGGCAAAAAGTAAACTATATCTTAACAGAGCTCAATAATCTTCAACTTGAATGGGATTTAGT TTATTTAGGAAGGAAAAG TTATTGGACATTAGGATATATCTTATCAGCAAAAGGTGCAAAAAAACTTGTAGAGGCAAAACCGCTGGAAAAATTAATACCCGTCGACGAATATCTTCCTACTTTGTCTGACGTTCATCCTAG GCAAGATTGGAAAGCACACTATCCAAAACGGGATTTGATAATACTCTCTGCAAATCCTTTATTGATTCATCCAACGCATTATACTGGCGAAGAAGGACACATTAGTGACACAGAAAACTCCTTGATTGTATTTAGTGACAATAACATAAATAAATCAAACAAACGTGAGGAGCTATGA
- the LOC143148035 gene encoding glycosyltransferase 25 family member isoform X1 — MRLRNIVLISFILLITFSVACGGDSKKPTVLITILVRNKAHALPYFLTFLEQLTYPKERLYLWIHSDNNIDNSIEILSTWLVNKGNEYHGIEINFDKESNGFEDENGIADWSTQRFLHVINLREKSLIAGSNMWADFLWMLDADVFLTNPNTLDELTSKNRTVVAPLLKSDGLYSNFWAGMNSDYYYLRTDKYNRILFQEEIGCFDVPMIHSAVLIDLRKHASDKLTYDPNNLDQYDGPIDDIITFAISANKSGVPLFICNDNVYGFVMIPLEEGKTIVDDLQSLTNIKTEILDSNYLPLSTSLEQFVQYPVADLLQVGNIYMINLLRRPERRDRMYRLFKELGIQVETVDAVDGRTLNESVLKDQNIELMPEYADPYHDRPMTMGEVGCFLSHYIIWNKVIEGGFESVIILEDDVRFEPFFRQKVNYILTELNNLQLEWDLVYLGRKRLVENVEPLIDGSKYLVRAAYSYWTLGYILSAKGAKKLVEAKPLEKLIPVDEYLPTLSDVHPRQDWKAHYPKRDLIILSANPLLIHPTHYTGEEGHISDTENSLIVFSDNNINKSNKREEL; from the exons ATGAGATTGAGGAACAttgttttaatttctttcattcttctTATTACATTCTCGGTGGCTTGCggtggagattcgaagaaaccaACGGTATTAATAACGATTTTAGTTCGAAATAAAGCACATGCATTACCATATTTCTTAACCTTTTTGGAACAACTGACTTATCCGAAAGAACGACTATATCTGTG GATACACAGTGATAACAATATCGATAACTCGATTGAAATATTGTCTACATGGCTGGTAAACAAAGGTAACGAGTATCAcggaatagaaataaatttcgataagGAATCGAACGGATTCGAAGATGAGAATGgaattgccgattggtcgacacAAAGATTTCTGCACGTGATAAATCTACGCGAAAAAAGTCTTATCGCGGGAAGTAATATGTGGGCAGATTTCCTTTGG ATGCTTGATGCAGACGTTTTCTTAACAAATCCAAATACTCTTGATGAGTTGACTTCAAAAAATCGGACTGTAGTCGCACCATTACTAAAATCTGACGGTTtatacagcaatttttgggccgGAATGAATAGTGATTACTACTATCTCAGAACAGACAAGTACAACCGGATCTTGTTTCAGGAGGAAATTGGATGTTTTGATGTACCTATGATTCATAGCGCGGTTCTTATAGATCTGAGAAAACACGCTTCAGATAAGTTGACTTACGATCCAAATAACTTGGATCAATACGACGGCCCTATAGACGATATTATAACTTTTGCCATTAGTGCCAATAAATCTG GCGTGCCATTGTTTATTTGTAACGACAATGTTTATGGGTTTGTTATGATTCCATTAGAAGAAGGAAAAACTATTGTTGATGATCTACAATCCCTGACTAATATTAAGACAGAGATATTAG ATAGTAATTATCTTCCATTGTCGACTAGTCTCGAACAATTTGTGCAATATCCTGTTGCAGATTTGCTACAAGTGGGTAATATTTATATGATAAATCTTTTAAGAAGACCGGAGAGACGCGATAGAATGTACAGACTTTTTAAAGAACTCGGTATTCAAGTGGAAACTGTTGATGCCGTTGACGGTAG GACATTAAACGAATCTGTATTGAAAGATCAAAACATAGAATTGATGCCGGAATATGCTGATCCATATCACGATCG GCCAATGACTATGGGAGAAGTCGGATGTTTCTTAAGTCATTATATTATTTGGAATAAG GTAATAGAAGGTGGTTTCGAAAGCGTTATAATCTTAGAAGACGACGTTCGTTTCGAACCGTTCTTTCGGCAAAAAGTAAACTATATCTTAACAGAGCTCAATAATCTTCAACTTGAATGGGATTTAGT TTATTTAGGAAGGAAAAGGTTAGTGGAGAATGTTGAACCTTTAATTGATGGATCAAAATACTTGGTACGTGCTGCTTACAGTTATTGGACATTAGGATATATCTTATCAGCAAAAGGTGCAAAAAAACTTGTAGAGGCAAAACCGCTGGAAAAATTAATACCCGTCGACGAATATCTTCCTACTTTGTCTGACGTTCATCCTAG GCAAGATTGGAAAGCACACTATCCAAAACGGGATTTGATAATACTCTCTGCAAATCCTTTATTGATTCATCCAACGCATTATACTGGCGAAGAAGGACACATTAGTGACACAGAAAACTCCTTGATTGTATTTAGTGACAATAACATAAATAAATCAAACAAACGTGAGGAGCTATGA